The window TTTTTCGTCTGTTTTTTTAAccccttttcttttattcttctgtTGCAAAGGACTAAGAATGCTTGCTATCTGAACCCTCACTAGTAGGAACAGGAATTGCCTACTTATATCAGATTAATTGTTTAGGAACTGGTCTCTACTGATTCTCTTGATTTTCATTGATGAAAATTCCCTTCCTGTGCTGCTACCTTATTGTTGGATGATTCAGCTGTTACCACTCGTCTCTTATAAAGGCTCCAAATTGATTAAACACTATGAAGTGCATTAAACATCAGTAACAAACACCAGTTCCGCTTGTTAACTTACAAAGTGTTGTTTGTTTTTTCTGGTCTAGTATTTACCTTTTAGCTCCGTGTTTTTCTGCACTCCTATTTTCTTACCTCTTCGACTTCATTATGCGGTATATAGCTTATCAGCACTGTTATTTGTTATGTCTGTAATCTGTGCTAGGGTaaaattgttttttgtttttgacaTGGTTGCAGGTAATACTTAAAAACGACAAACATTTTCATGGGAAGAAGAAAAATACAGGGTAATCTGTCAATAGGAACTCATATGGGTTTAGAACAAGATACTGCACAATGTGACAAAGCAGCGGATATAGAGCCTTGTGCAATTGAGGCTGATGAAACGGCAGAAATTCAATCATGAATGAGTCAATTGCATCTGGAGAGCCAATCAATTCAGAACCTTATGTGGGCATGCAGTTTGAATCTGATAGGGCTGCAGAGACATGCTATAACAATTACGCTAAGCATGTAGGCTTTAGTGTCTGTATAGGTCGTCAAGAACGTTCAAAACGTGATAAAGAAATTATTTCTAGGCTATATTTATGTTCTAGAGAGGGCTTACATGATAAGAAATACACAAATAGAAAGGATAGAATTAGGCCAGAGCGGACACCTACAAGGGTAGGGTGCAAGGCAATGATTATGGTGAAGAAAAGACCCCCTAATAAATGGGTTGTTACAAGATTTGAGAAGACACACACTCATGAACTGGTGAGTCCAGATAAAGCCTCTACCCTTCGATCACAGCGGCATGTATCAAATACTACAAAAAGTAGCAGTGATTCGCTCTGGCATGGACGTGCAAGATTGTCTAATAAAACCCTAGATGATCAGTACTACAAGGAAGGTGGTGCAGACTTTGAAATGAGTTACTTGAAACCAATTTTGAAAACACAGTTGCCTATGGAAGAACAAATGGCAGAAATATACACGACTACAATGTTCCTTAAATTTCAAGAGGAACTATGTGCAAGTCTTCGTTATATTGCAATTAAAAATAAGGATGACGGAAATCTCAACACATATAGGGTGACAAGATTTGGTGAAGAGAACAAGTCGCACACTGTTGTTCTCAATGTATCTGAAATGAGAGCAAGTTGTACATGCCTTATGTTTGAATTTGTACGCATTCTTTGTAGACATGCTTTATTAGTTCTCAGATTGACTAATGTTTTGACACTCCCATCTCATTACATTGTTGAACGGTACAAAAGAAATGTGATAAGTGGGGTCGTAAATGATCGACACGGCATTACGATGGAAGCTGATTTTCGAGAATCTCTGACCTTAAGGTACAATGATTTATATCATCGAGCTGTTAAGTATGCAGAGGAAGGGTCTGCTTCTTTAGATGTTTACAGTGTGGCAGTCCGTGCTCTGCAAAGGTCTCTGAATGAAGTTATTGCTGCTAAAAATAACACCACAGCATATGCACAACTCCACGGTCCTTTCAATGAAAATATTCCGGAGGACAATCTCAACAGACGAAGTCAAACGAATCACTCCACTGAACAGATAACTTTGTTTGATCCTCAACGCAGAATCTCCAAAGGGTATCCAGCTAACTCGAGGATGGAACTTAGCTTAGAAAAGTGGCCTGGGAATACGGGAACATGCACGGTTTGGGGTGTGCATGGCCACGACGGATGTACTTGCTCTGCATTGGTGGGTGTAGGGTAATATGGAAAACCTTGTCATTGTGCTATAATTTATTTTACTTTCGTGGGGGGTTTCTAGATTGTGTTATTAGTTATGAatccaatcttcatcatttttcatGCATCTTCCAGGGGAAGTTCCAACACTGTTCTTCAAGGTGCATGCTTCAATATGCATGACCCTCCTGGTGCCGTGGAGTTTTGGTATTCTgcttgctatttttttttttttcttctttttctattgccATTTGTTGATGCTGGTCTCGTTGTGAGTGAGGAATATAGTTTTTTTGTTCTTATAGCGCCTccccctccccccctcccccACATTTTTCTTCTGTTATTTTGTGGGAGTACGCGATGGCctgagagcggcagtcatccaaaCATTCATAGATTTACATAGTTACAGCTCTGGTTATCGTTTGAGGAACCTCCCTCTTATTGGTAATTTGGCATatgcccatctctctctctctctctctctctctctctctctctctctctctctctctcttccttccaaaCATTCATAGATTTACATAGTTACAGCTCTGGTTATCATTTGAGGAACCTCCCTCTTATTGGTAATTTGGCATatgcccatctctctctctctctctctctcaaatgcaAGTTATTGATCTATCTAGCTTTCTTGTTAGCTGTTGTCTTAAATGAGTGATCTGATGGCAGTAGCAATTTTGGAAACATACAAACTGGCTAATCCTGGCATGTTTCAGTGGTACAGTTTACACTCTCAGATGTACAGTTCCCTTCAATGTAGGTAATATTCGTTTCTTCAAAATTTCagtcacctctctctctctaattttttgttttttttttttagaaggaaAAAGAAGGTTGCAGATGAAGGTGGTGAGAATGCCCATTACCCTCCCccccctctcactctctctctctctctctctcatatgttaAAATAGGATATAGCTACAACATTCAACCATTTCCTCACAAGACTAAACAAAATGTTTAATATGTTAAAATAGGATTGGCTCGGGCGCTACTGAAACCAAGGCTTAGATTACCAGCCGATACTCCTCTGAAGTTCATTTTCTTCACCTCCATAGGTGGTGGGGACCAAGGGACAGCAGTCTGTGGGTCTTTGGATGCTTCCTGCACGAATTCACACCAGTCTCTGTGAATATCTGACAGTGCCCGGTGAGTTTTTTGGCCAGGGATGTCCACTCTGAAACAGATCTTCTGATTTTGTCGATTAGAGAGCCCATACTCGCCTCTTCATCTCTGAAAATCTCTTCATTTCTTTATTTCCAAATCTCCCAACACTGCAAATGAGACGCGGTTCCACAAGGCTCTATTTTTCCGAATAAGGCCGCTACACCAGCTGGTGATGTCTTCACCCACCGATTGTCTCATGACCCAGGAAACCTGAAACATCAAGAAGTGGCTCCACAAGGATGATGCCTCTGAACAATGAAGGAAAAGATGATTTCCATTTCCTTACTGGCTAGCCCAAGCTCGATCCACGTCCGAAAAATAATCCGGAGCGTTGCCCATTCCTAGTGCATGTGACAATTTATGTGCCCGCAACCAGTCTGGCCTGGCCCATGATCACTTTCAAATGCTaaatgtgtaaaaataaaatagggaCACGAAACTCAAATGGGACTGAAGATATTTTAGTCCAAGTTAAATAAAAAAACTGCCATTCTGATTCAAATCATCATGCATCTTATGTAACCCATGTACATCTCACATGACACATGTACATTAGTACATAACCTAAAAGGTCAAAATCTCGTTTCGAGAGACTCAGGTGAGCTTCCAGCAAGCTCTATGCCTCTCTTCGACACGTTTATTTTGACTGAACCATTGGCATGAGCCCACATATGAGCCCCATCATTGATATATAATTAGATAATTTgtaatatatacataatatatatgtatataatatgtaatataaaCATATATAGTGTGTATGAGAGATATATGGGCACGGGCCAGATTGAGTTGGGTGGGGAAGCCCAAGCTTGGCCTAGAACTATTTGGGCTTTCATCGAAGCCTAAAAGATATGTCCAAACCTGACTCAAACACTCATCCAGCCCAAAAGCCCGTGGGCCAGCTCAGCCTGTGGACAGCCCTAGTCAAAtcttagagctttgctaagcctacaCACGTGTGCAAAACAGCTCCTGTACATgcttgtgccaacatggcacgtaGGTccgagatctaatccattcatcagaacTTGAGAAGGGCACCGATATATTGATGTCATTGCCCAAGAATCAGTTTGATCCACTggctaggtgggccacagttagcaaaacaaatgaatgattGTGAGACAGTTGGCAGAAGTTTTCCGACCCATCAGCCTGTTTCccatattggggcccacctgctgagtGCACTATAgttatttttgggaaaacttctacaaggtcagaccaaccttatggatggattggatcatggaCCTACGTGCCATGCAGGCACATGTGTAGTGTGTGCATGAGTTGTATTGCACGTGTGTGGGCTTAAGGTAATTTGTAATGGTAATGGTAGCCTTAATGGCTACCATTATTACCTTTATGAtatagtgatgcaggacaattaaccacttgctctaaaagctcgaaccgttagagtacggtgaattaatccctttatctcattgcctaggccctacatctcatgggttaggacctcggccgaacccccctcgtgggccccaagtcacatgggtaccgcttcacacgagtcacccgagtcacacgggtggggcccgcgtctcacgagccactcgcctcacacgGGTTACCCACTCCTACTGTGTCCCTGAGTCTCATAGGCCACCCTactcgagcttggtgtgaaaatgcccccacattatATAGGCCGTAACAGAcattacggtctctctctctctattttgaaaaaaaaatccaaaaaatttgtATCTGCCCCATAATGGACCATTATAGGGCTATAATGGTATTTACGGGGACGGTTATAGAGGCTTACGGGTGATTTTTTttcataatggctgttatgacCCTGGTTGCCACCATTATCTTTACATAATTTGGCCTCTACGGCCTTGTTAGTGCACACCATGGTGTGGGCTTAACAAATCTCCAAAACTTGTGTCAATAACCACTAGCCATAAGAACGGCAAGGATCTTGGTGGAGCCACTGATCTCCCCAAAGAAGCAGCAAACGGGCAGATTCTAAGGTAGTCACTGCATGAAAGAAAGAACGTCCTCGATGTGTTCCCTTCTGAGATCCTGCTGTCATCTTCTCTTGATTTGAGCTGCACATCATCCAGTATGTGTAGCGATGATTGAAGATCTTCTATCTCATCCTCCTTGAGATTTCTTCCGAGAAGAATATCCTACTTTATTCTTCCCCCAACATAACACTGATCATGCATACAGCACAgtcctcatttttttaaaattttttaaaatttttttgttgggTTGAGACTGGATCCTCTACAATGAAAAGCCTACAAAACATGACCATATGCATGTAAAAGGCATTCATGACTTCATGCCCATCTACAACTTTTTCATATACCTATAAAAACTTGCatgcttggtgtggcccatgtgatgattgTATCGCCAAATTTTTggagcatcccattttcatggtgggccgATCCTGCTGGATGGGCTGGATGCcactcacacatcacagtgggcctacacCCAGCTAGCCGCATGAAATTCGCATCTACAACAGTTGCAGACGATGCCGGCTTTGTTTTATTTATGTCATTGTTCCTTCTTtcagttgtttttctttttatggtTGCTGGATTGCTCCGTTCTCTGTTTCCATTTTAATATTGGAGTAGTACTTCAATAGTGGCAGATTCCAAATTAGAGTATGAGAAGGTGCAGGAGAAatacagctttttttttttcctgctgtaAATACTGTGAGAAAGACCTCTCTGTCTCTATCCCTCCAAATTCAGCTATTTTTTAGtaaccatcttttttttttttttttcagggcttGATTTCTAGAGATGATATTCCATTCTTTTCTTGTTATATATTGATTTCGTTGTCCCCCCTCCAAATACGTAACTGCAAATTTTTTTGGCAGTacttcagggcctgtttggtttccaATCTCCTGTGAAATGTAAAGTAAATGAGTCATTATTATCATTTTCAGTTGTTTGTTTAAGCAGGAATTATGGCTTGTAAATTGAGAGGCAAATACACACTTGTAAAGAAAAtaggtaaagtaaattgtaattattacaattttcacattataaaatttcatttttacaATAATTTCTGGGTGAAACAAAAAATGTAGCAAAACCATCATTGCAGTAAAATGTAAATGATCACACCACACATTCACAAGAGTAAATAATCCATTTACCATTCACCATTATAATTGggaaaccaaacaggccctcaaggGTTCTTTGGCAACTTGGATTTGGAGGTAAATGGATGTACTTCAGGCCATGTTTGGTTTCTCAAAATACTACAGTAACATGGagtaaaactcacatcattactCTCACCAACTGAGTAAACCAAGCTGTAAAATCATAGTAATCCGTTGGAATTATCATCCAAAGTggaaattgaccacaccacatgcagtaaggattgaatgtctgccattgaaaacttcatgcggcccacagaagtgttggatgaagctgatatttggggtGTATGGGCCTTTTAATCCTTCCAATAGGTCTCTGTTCTGGGCGGAATAGTCCTTTATTCAAGGAAAGTGGAGTCTTCCTTAGGTCCAAGGGGGGAGTTTAATGTAGTGCGTTTCTCCTACGAAGAGTTAAATGGAACCGGCGTCTCTGCCTTCATGAGAGCCTTTGCTGATTGGGTAGCCTCGCATGGATTGCTAGATCTTCCGATGTGATGGTGAAGTTCACGTGGTCACTGATGTCCCTTCTCGATCGGTTTCTTCTTTTGTCTGATTGGCTCCATCAGTTTTTCTTTGCCCGTCAAAACGGGCTGCCAAAGCCTGTCTCAGACCATTGCCTAATCTTGCTTGAAACTAGGAAATTAACTGGGGCCCTAAACCTTTTAAGGTTTGAGCTGGCCTGGCTGGAAGTGGAAGGCTTCAGGGACCTAGTCACTGAATGGTGGTCTTCTTTCCGGATTATTGAGGGTACTTCGGGGTTTGTGCTGCACAAGAAACCTCAAATGCTTAAAGAGAAACTCAGATCTTGGCACTGGAAAATCTTTGGAAAGAGGGAGCTTGAAATGGCCTCCATTTTGGCTTCTATTCAGGAGTTCGACCTCCTCGAGGAGGTGGGGCAGCTGTCTGAGGTGGAGAAGGATGCCAGAACTGTTCTTTCCTCCTAGTATTGTGCGAGGATGAAAGCAGAAGAGATCAAATGCGTCAATGCTCAAGGGCCACTTGGCTAAAAGAAGGTGAACATATCACTAAATTCTTCCATTCCATGGCCAATGCTATGAGGCAGTCCAACTCTATCTCATCCATCTTTGTAGAAGATGTGATCCATTCAGATAATAACTCTATTACCTTTTCTTttgttacttattattattattttttctaattCGCTTTCCTCTGAAAATGTTCGCAGACCTCCCTAAGATAACCTCCTTTCCGGTCTTTATCAAAGGAGGATGTGGCATTCCAGGAGCGCCCCTTGATTGACGAGGTGAAAGAAGCTTTGTGGGGCCTGGGGAGGGATAAAGCTTCTGGTCCGGAC is drawn from Magnolia sinica isolate HGM2019 chromosome 5, MsV1, whole genome shotgun sequence and contains these coding sequences:
- the LOC131245342 gene encoding protein FAR1-RELATED SEQUENCE 5-like, giving the protein MNESIASGEPINSEPYVGMQFESDRAAETCYNNYAKHVGFSVCIGRQERSKRDKEIISRLYLCSREGLHDKKYTNRKDRIRPERTPTRVGCKAMIMVKKRPPNKWVVTRFEKTHTHELVSPDKASTLRSQRHVSNTTKSSSDSLWHGRARLSNKTLDDQYYKEGGADFEMSYLKPILKTQLPMEEQMAEIYTTTMFLKFQEELCASLRYIAIKNKDDGNLNTYRVTRFGEENKSHTVVLNVSEMRASCTCLMFEFVRILCRHALLVLRLTNVLTLPSHYIVERYKRNVISGVVNDRHGITMEADFRESLTLRYNDLYHRAVKYAEEGSASLDVYSVAVRALQRSLNEVIAAKNNTTAYAQLHGPFNENIPEDNLNRRSQTNHSTEQITLFDPQRRISKGYPANSRMELSLEKWPGNTGTCTVWGVHGHDGCTCSALVGVGGSSNTVLQGACFNMHDPPGAVEFWSTRWPESGSHPNIHRFT